A single window of Sulfitobacter sp. JL08 DNA harbors:
- the hslU gene encoding ATP-dependent protease ATPase subunit HslU — MTDLTPREIVSELDRFIIGQSDAKRAVAVALRNRWRRKQLPDDLRDEVYPKNILMIGPTGVGKTEISRRLAKLARAPFIKVEATKFTEVGYVGRDVEQIIRDLVDSAIAMTRDQMREDVKANAHAAAEARVIEAIAGEDAREATREMFRKKLKSGELDDTEIELEIADTSNPMPMFDIPGQPGANMGMLNLGDLFGKAMGGRTVKRRMKVSESYDVLIGEEADKLLDDEAVTRAALNAVEQNGIVFLDEIDKVCARSDARGGDVSREGVQRDLLPLIEGTVVSTKHGPIKTDHILFIASGAFHIAKPSDLLPELQGRLPIRVELRALTEADFVRILTETDNALTLQYTALMGTEDVTVEFTAEGIAALAKIAADVNQSIENIGARRLYTVLERVFEELSFAAPDRAGDRVTVDADFVDANLGALTKSADLSRYVL, encoded by the coding sequence ATGACCGATCTTACCCCACGAGAAATCGTATCAGAGCTTGACCGGTTTATCATTGGCCAGTCCGATGCGAAACGCGCAGTTGCGGTGGCTTTGCGAAACCGCTGGCGGCGCAAGCAATTGCCTGATGATCTGCGCGATGAGGTGTATCCAAAGAACATCCTGATGATCGGCCCGACCGGCGTTGGCAAAACCGAAATCAGCCGGCGGTTGGCGAAACTTGCCCGCGCACCTTTCATCAAAGTTGAAGCGACGAAATTTACCGAAGTCGGCTATGTTGGCCGGGACGTTGAACAGATCATTCGCGATCTGGTCGACAGCGCCATCGCGATGACGCGCGATCAGATGCGCGAAGACGTCAAAGCCAACGCGCATGCCGCCGCCGAGGCCCGTGTGATCGAAGCAATTGCCGGAGAAGACGCGCGGGAAGCCACCCGCGAAATGTTCCGCAAAAAGCTTAAATCGGGGGAACTGGACGACACTGAAATCGAACTGGAGATTGCGGATACATCAAACCCGATGCCGATGTTTGATATCCCCGGACAGCCCGGCGCCAATATGGGAATGTTGAACCTTGGCGATCTGTTCGGAAAGGCGATGGGCGGGCGCACCGTAAAACGCCGTATGAAAGTTTCGGAAAGCTATGATGTTCTGATCGGTGAAGAGGCCGACAAGCTTCTGGATGACGAAGCGGTAACGCGCGCCGCGCTAAACGCGGTAGAGCAGAACGGCATCGTCTTTCTGGATGAAATCGACAAGGTCTGTGCCCGCTCCGATGCGCGGGGTGGTGATGTAAGCCGCGAAGGCGTGCAGCGCGATTTGCTTCCGTTGATCGAAGGCACCGTTGTCAGCACCAAACACGGCCCGATCAAGACCGATCATATTCTGTTCATAGCCTCGGGCGCGTTTCACATCGCCAAACCATCCGACCTGCTGCCAGAGCTTCAGGGCCGATTGCCAATCCGAGTCGAGTTGCGCGCCCTGACAGAGGCCGATTTTGTGCGCATCCTGACAGAAACCGACAACGCACTGACCCTGCAATACACTGCTCTGATGGGCACCGAAGACGTGACGGTCGAATTTACCGCTGAAGGTATTGCTGCGCTTGCCAAAATTGCAGCCGATGTGAACCAGTCGATTGAAAACATTGGTGCGCGTCGTTTGTACACGGTCCTTGAGCGTGTTTTCGAAGAGCTTTCGTTTGCCGCGCCCGACAGGGCAGGTGATCGCGTAACGGTCGACGCAGATTTCGTAGATGCGAACCTTGGCGCTTTGACAAAGTCAGCCGACCTAAGCCGATACGTGCTCTAG
- the hslV gene encoding ATP-dependent protease subunit HslV has protein sequence MSKQDFPGWHGTTIIGVKKDGKVVIAGDGQVSLGQTVIKGSARKVRRLSPGGFDVVAGFAGSTADAFTLLERLESKLEATPGQLARASVELAKDWRTDKYLQKLEAMLIVSDGSEMLVITGAGDVLEPEHDVAAIGSGGNYALAAARGMMDSNRTAEQVARNAMAIAADICVYTNGNLTVETISR, from the coding sequence ATGTCAAAGCAGGATTTTCCGGGGTGGCACGGCACCACGATCATCGGTGTCAAAAAAGACGGCAAGGTTGTGATTGCCGGTGACGGTCAGGTCTCGTTGGGTCAAACCGTGATAAAGGGCAGTGCCCGCAAGGTGCGCCGCCTTTCTCCGGGCGGGTTTGATGTAGTTGCCGGTTTCGCCGGTTCGACAGCCGATGCATTTACCCTGCTTGAGCGTCTTGAAAGCAAGCTTGAGGCGACGCCCGGGCAACTGGCGCGCGCCAGCGTGGAACTGGCCAAGGACTGGCGCACCGATAAGTATCTGCAAAAGCTTGAGGCGATGCTGATCGTTTCGGATGGATCGGAAATGCTGGTCATTACCGGCGCCGGTGACGTTCTGGAACCGGAACATGATGTGGCTGCGATTGGGTCTGGCGGCAATTATGCCTTGGCCGCCGCGCGCGGCATGATGGATAGCAACCGCACCGCCGAACAGGTCGCCCGAAATGCAATGGCCATCGCAGCCGATATTTGCGTTTACACAAACGGTAATCTGACTGTCGAAACCATTTCCAGATAA
- the trxA gene encoding thioredoxin yields the protein MATVAVTDDTFDAEVKNSEIPVVVDFWAEWCGPCKQIGPALEELSAEMGGKVKIVKVDVDSNPNSAAAMGVRGIPALFIFKNGEVVSNMAGARPKAALQSWIEGAI from the coding sequence ATGGCCACCGTTGCTGTGACAGATGACACATTCGATGCTGAAGTGAAAAACTCAGAAATTCCCGTAGTGGTCGATTTCTGGGCTGAATGGTGCGGCCCGTGCAAACAGATCGGCCCCGCACTGGAAGAATTATCCGCAGAAATGGGCGGCAAGGTCAAAATTGTCAAAGTTGACGTTGACAGCAACCCCAACTCTGCTGCGGCGATGGGCGTTCGCGGTATTCCGGCTTTGTTTATCTTCAAGAATGGCGAAGTTGTTTCGAACATGGCGGGCGCGCGGCCCAAGGCTGCATTGCAAAGCTGGATCGAAGGCGCGATCTGA